One window of Hoplias malabaricus isolate fHopMal1 chromosome 16, fHopMal1.hap1, whole genome shotgun sequence genomic DNA carries:
- the LOC136671511 gene encoding beta-1,3-galactosyltransferase 1-like, which translates to MQVSPGASSQKIILRVRAAILFVALSSFGGPEKQPGRFKLCRFRPRNCFLLLLVSILLIFYYIYYSEAPDICIINKIYNTTNTGVTSPATFPITPTEPVKNGLTTEAPATTITTTTTTTVEQCTAETKYHVAYPCSYQYIINEPDICQQDDPFLVLMVPVAPSNREARDAIRDTWGSEKVVKDKVVRHFFVLGQSGSEGREEQQQKLLQESEENHDIIQSDFLDSYNNLTIKTMIIMEWLASHCRNASYGMKIDSDIFLNLENLINLLLNAPRQNYITGHVAINAIVIRNPQSKWYFPKEVFTDDYYPTYALGLGYVFSLDLPEKLINGSKSVKNVYIEDVNTGLILKHVGISYSYSDNSLFSVSYAPYDRCRFSKLFASLTNSVEDQVNSWKDLKKPEPPCQ; encoded by the exons atgcaggtctctcctggggcctcatctcagaagatcattctgagggtgcgtgcagcCATCCTCTTTGTGGCATTGTCGTCGtttggagg tcCTGAGAAGCAGCCAGGACGATTTAAGCTCTGCCGATTCCGTCCTCGCAATTGCTTCCTCCTGTTGCTGGTTTCAATCCTCCTGATTTTCTACTATATTTATTACTCAGAAGCCCCGGATATCTGcataattaacaaaatatacaACACAACCAACACAGGGGTAACTTCACCTGCAACCTTTCCCATTACACCTACTGAGCCAGTGAAAAATGGCTTAACTACTGAAGCCCCtgcaacaacaataacaacaacaacaacgacgaCAGTAGAGCAATGCACTGCTGAGACAAAATACCATGTGGCTTATCCTTGCAGCTATCAGTACATAATAAATGAACCGGATATATGCCAGCAAGATGATCCCTTCCTGGTTCTGATGGTACCTGTGGCGCCAAGCAACAGGGAGGCCCGGGACGCAATCCGAGACACCTGGGGTTCTGAGAAGGTTGTCAAGGATAAGGTTGTGAGACATTTCTTCGTTCTTGGTCAGTCTGGTTCGGAAGGCAGAGAAGAGCAACAGCAGAAGTTGTTGCAAGAAAGTGAGGAAAACCATGACATCATACAGAGCGATTTCCTGGACAGTTACAACAACCTTACCATCAAAACGATGATCATCATGGAATGGCTGGCTTCTCATTGCCGAAATGCCTCTTATGGCATGAAGATTGACTCTGACATTTTCCTTAATCTGGAAAATTTGATCAACTTGCTCCTTAATGCCCCCAGACAGAACTACATTACAGGACATGTGGCCATAAATGCCATAGTGATTAGAAACCCACAATCAAAATGGTACTTCCCAAAAGAAGTATTCACCGATGACTATTACCCAACCTACGCTCTGGGCTTAGGCTATGTCTTCTCCTTAGACCTTCCAGAAAAGCTTATCAATGGCTCCAAAAGTGTCAAAAATGTCTATATCGAAGATGTGAACACAGGACTGATACTGAAGCATGTAGGAATATCTTATAGTTATTCAGATAACAGCCTGTTCAGCGTCTCCTATGCCCCTTATGATCGCTGTCGTTTCTCAAAACTCTTTGCATCACTGACCAATAGTGTAGAAGATCAAGTAAACTCTTGGAAGGATCTAAAGAAACCGGAGCCACCTTGTCAGTAG